One window from the genome of Thermus sediminis encodes:
- the prfB gene encoding peptide chain release factor 2 (programmed frameshift) has translation MDLELLNERLNGLRGYLDIPGKEARLRELEGRLEDPSLWQNPEEARRVSQEAGRLKRAVETFRSLEGDLQGLLELWQELPAEEREALRPELLEAAEKLESLYHETLLNFPHAEKNAILTIQPGAGGTEACDWAEMLLRMYTRFAERQGFGVEVVDLRPGPEAGIDYAQILVKGENAYGLLSPEAGVHRLVRPSPFDASGRRHTSFAGVEVVPEVDDSVEVVIRPEDLRIDVFRSQGHGGQGVNTTDSAVRIVHLPTGITVTCQTTRSQIKNKELAMKVLRSRLFELEWRKKQEELAKLRGEVRPIEWGSQIRSYVLDKQYVKDHRTGLMRFDPQDVLDGDLLDFIWAGLEWKAGRRQAEGVEAE, from the exons ATGGACCTGGAACTCCTCAACGAGCGCTTGAACGGCCTCCGGGGGTATCTT GACATCCCCGGCAAGGAGGCCCGTCTAAGGGAGTTGGAAGGACGCCTGGAAGACCCTAGCCTCTGGCAAAACCCCGAGGAGGCGCGCCGGGTAAGCCAGGAGGCGGGCCGTCTAAAGCGCGCCGTAGAGACCTTCCGCTCCTTGGAGGGCGACCTCCAGGGGCTTTTGGAGCTTTGGCAGGAGCTCCCCGCCGAGGAACGGGAGGCCTTGAGGCCCGAGCTCCTGGAGGCGGCAGAAAAGCTGGAAAGCCTCTACCACGAAACCCTCCTCAACTTCCCCCATGCGGAGAAGAACGCCATCCTCACCATCCAGCCCGGGGCTGGGGGTACGGAGGCCTGCGACTGGGCGGAGATGCTCTTAAGGATGTACACCCGCTTCGCCGAGCGCCAGGGCTTTGGGGTGGAGGTGGTGGATCTGAGGCCGGGGCCGGAGGCGGGGATAGATTACGCCCAGATCCTGGTCAAGGGGGAGAACGCCTACGGCCTCCTCTCCCCTGAGGCGGGGGTCCACCGCCTGGTGCGCCCCTCCCCCTTTGACGCCTCGGGCCGCCGCCACACCTCCTTCGCCGGGGTGGAGGTCGTGCCCGAGGTGGACGACAGCGTGGAGGTGGTCATCCGCCCCGAGGACCTGCGCATTGACGTCTTCCGCTCCCAAGGGCATGGGGGCCAAGGGGTGAACACCACGGACAGCGCCGTGCGCATCGTCCACCTGCCCACGGGGATCACCGTCACCTGCCAGACCACGAGGAGCCAGATCAAGAACAAGGAGCTGGCCATGAAGGTCCTCCGCTCGAGGCTCTTTGAGCTGGAGTGGAGGAAGAAGCAGGAGGAGCTCGCCAAGCTCCGGGGCGAGGTGCGGCCCATCGAGTGGGGAAGCCAGATCCGCAGCTACGTCTTGGACAAGCAGTACGTGAAGGACCACCGCACGGGCCTCATGCGCTTTGACCCCCAGGACGTCCTGGACGGGGACCTCTTGGACTTCATCTGGGCGGGCCTGGAGTGGAAGGCGGGCCGCCGCCAGGCGGAGGGGGTGGAGGCCGAGTAG
- a CDS encoding ATP-binding protein → MSLLEEAWEEALEGLVVHQDRQVVYLNPKAASLLGVNRAKVVGRPLILALRDHRLEALALHGGERLLDVRDRLLWAKALPGRLYLLDETEAQRRLKDLQEAAKTLAHELRTPLSGMGPLLEALTPRSEQEEEVLELLKAEVARLSRLVQGLSPIQPGLRRPVALEEVWTRLEKLLGERLKERRVEVHLPHTLTTDPEALLQILLNLLDNALKYGQDPIRLLSHQEGPRLYLEVRDQGEALPDYEGLFLPGRRGTQGGLGQGLGLHLVRRLARALGGEAYARREGGENVFGVSLPLD, encoded by the coding sequence GTGAGCCTTTTGGAGGAGGCCTGGGAGGAGGCCCTGGAGGGTCTGGTGGTACACCAGGATCGGCAGGTGGTCTACCTGAACCCCAAGGCGGCCAGCCTCCTTGGGGTGAACCGAGCCAAGGTGGTGGGCCGCCCCCTAATCCTGGCCCTCCGGGACCACCGCCTCGAGGCCCTGGCCCTCCACGGGGGGGAAAGGCTTCTGGACGTGCGGGACCGCCTCCTCTGGGCCAAGGCCCTCCCTGGGAGGCTCTACCTCCTGGACGAGACCGAGGCCCAAAGGCGCCTCAAAGACCTACAAGAGGCGGCGAAAACCCTGGCCCACGAGCTCCGCACCCCCCTCTCCGGGATGGGCCCCCTCCTCGAGGCCCTGACCCCCAGAAGCGAACAGGAAGAGGAGGTCCTGGAGCTCCTCAAGGCCGAAGTCGCCCGGCTTTCCCGTCTGGTGCAGGGCCTCTCCCCCATCCAGCCTGGGCTTAGGCGCCCCGTGGCCCTAGAGGAGGTCTGGACCCGCCTGGAAAAGCTCCTCGGGGAAAGGCTTAAGGAAAGAAGGGTGGAGGTCCACCTCCCCCACACCCTCACCACCGACCCAGAAGCCCTCCTCCAGATCCTCCTGAACCTCTTGGACAACGCCCTCAAGTACGGCCAGGACCCCATCCGCCTCCTCTCTCATCAGGAGGGCCCTCGGCTTTATCTGGAGGTGCGGGATCAAGGGGAGGCCCTTCCCGATTATGAAGGCCTCTTCCTCCCGGGAAGGCGGGGAACACAAGGGGGGCTTGGCCAGGGGCTCGGCCTTCACCTGGTGCGCCGCCTGGCCAGGGCCCTGGGCGGGGAGGCCTACGCTAGGCGGGAGGGGGGGGAAAACGTCTTTGGGGTTAGCCTTCCCCTAGACTGA
- a CDS encoding transcriptional regulator, whose protein sequence is MPKKEKKRLQVVISEEQDALLTRAAYALSSPERLVSKSEVVRLAIAKIAQELEGNKEELAELLKRLEPEEE, encoded by the coding sequence ATGCCCAAGAAGGAGAAAAAGCGGCTTCAGGTGGTGATCTCCGAGGAGCAAGACGCCCTCCTCACCCGGGCCGCCTATGCCCTTTCCAGCCCAGAGCGCCTGGTCTCCAAGTCCGAGGTGGTGCGCCTGGCCATCGCCAAGATCGCGCAGGAACTGGAAGGAAACAAAGAGGAGCTCGCCGAGCTCCTAAAGCGCCTGGAGCCTGAGGAAGAATAA
- a CDS encoding macro domain-containing protein has protein sequence MARIRIAEGDITEFQGDAIVNAANNYLKLGAGVAGAILRKGGPSIQEECDRIGKIRVGEAAVTGAGNLKARYVIHAAVLGDEPASLETVRQATRSALEKAVELGLKTLAFPLLGTGVGGLPVGEVARVMLEEIKKAPDTLEVTLFGYRQEDAEAIRRAL, from the coding sequence ATGGCCCGTATCCGGATCGCGGAGGGGGACATCACCGAGTTCCAAGGGGACGCCATCGTCAACGCCGCCAACAACTACCTGAAGCTAGGGGCGGGGGTGGCGGGGGCTATCCTGAGGAAAGGGGGTCCCTCCATCCAGGAGGAGTGCGACAGGATCGGCAAGATCCGCGTAGGTGAGGCGGCGGTCACCGGGGCGGGGAACCTCAAGGCCCGCTACGTGATCCACGCCGCCGTCTTAGGGGACGAGCCCGCAAGCCTGGAGACCGTACGCCAGGCCACCCGAAGCGCCCTGGAGAAGGCGGTGGAACTGGGCCTGAAGACCTTGGCCTTCCCCCTCCTGGGGACCGGAGTGGGGGGGCTTCCTGTGGGAGAGGTGGCCCGGGTCATGCTGGAGGAGATCAAGAAGGCCCCGGATACCCTCGAGGTCACCCTCTTTGGCTACCGCCAGGAGGACGCCGAGGCCATCCGGCGAGCCCTCTAG
- the nrdR gene encoding transcriptional regulator NrdR, translating into MKCPYCAHPDTRVVDSRPSDEGAAIRRRRECPSCARRFTTYERTQLEPLMVVKRDGRKEPFNPDKLLRGLLLACEKRPVDHEALKRFAYTFEDQVTGPEVASEEIGLKAMAFLRDLDQVAYIRFASVYREFDSVERFIEEIRHLSGVDKEEGP; encoded by the coding sequence ATGAAGTGTCCTTATTGCGCCCATCCCGACACCCGGGTGGTGGACTCCAGGCCCTCCGACGAGGGGGCTGCCATCCGCAGGAGGCGGGAGTGCCCCTCTTGCGCCCGCCGCTTCACCACCTACGAGCGCACCCAGCTGGAACCCCTCATGGTGGTCAAACGGGATGGGCGCAAGGAGCCCTTCAACCCCGACAAGCTCTTGAGGGGTCTGCTCCTCGCCTGCGAGAAGCGCCCCGTGGACCACGAGGCCTTGAAGCGCTTCGCCTACACCTTTGAGGACCAGGTGACGGGCCCGGAGGTCGCCTCCGAGGAGATCGGCCTCAAGGCCATGGCCTTCCTGCGGGACCTGGACCAGGTGGCCTACATCCGCTTCGCCTCCGTATACCGGGAGTTTGACTCCGTGGAGCGCTTCATAGAGGAGATCCGCCACCTCTCGGGGGTTGACAAAGAAGAGGGGCCTTGA
- a CDS encoding protein kinase domain-containing protein has translation MTAVVLGGRYRLETPLGQGGMAEVFRAVDERLGRQVAVKVLHPKALPPERERFFLEVRALSRLFHPGIVQVLDLGEEEGRPYFVMELLDGGTFDALGPFEEGPEGERILRAASRVLEALAHLHAQGILHRDLTPKNILLTKGGYPKVMDLGLAYILQESRHLTRTGYTLGTPTYMAPEQAKGLPLSPKADLYSFGAVLYRTLTGKPPFEGDNDQAILFQHVYEEPKPPEALNPAIPKGVSEAVLGLLAKHPEERPGHPSLFQGPLRDLEALRLATPRAGASRSGHYPLGPDPRRLGLKAKVDLGGETAWPGEMVYAGGRVYLGVEKHLVEVDLLTGEVRRQPLPEAASSPPVARGGVYLGGFDGKVRRFRGQVLEWSATTGAEVTAAPLVLGERVYIASRDGTLYAHQKGQPLFRFHAGGHLSASPTFYRGLLFVGAENGWLYALDPETGALRYKVRSGPIHAPVAAYGGRLFIPTWEGEVYAFDPLTRETLWNVDLEGEVWGGLALDEERVYVAAWDGVLRGLDQRTGEEVWSLEVGKVTAGLSYTSGHVFLATEEGRFLAVDKRGQVVFEATGLGPVQVPPLPLGQEVLVVNLSGRLYRFGVG, from the coding sequence ATGACGGCCGTGGTCCTGGGCGGGCGGTACCGCCTCGAGACCCCCCTGGGCCAGGGGGGCATGGCCGAGGTCTTCCGGGCAGTGGACGAGCGCCTGGGGCGCCAGGTGGCGGTGAAGGTCCTCCACCCCAAGGCCCTCCCTCCGGAGAGGGAACGCTTCTTCCTGGAGGTCCGGGCCCTCTCCCGCCTCTTTCACCCAGGGATCGTCCAAGTGTTGGACCTGGGGGAGGAGGAGGGGCGGCCCTACTTTGTCATGGAGCTTTTAGACGGGGGAACCTTTGACGCCCTAGGCCCCTTTGAGGAGGGGCCGGAAGGGGAGCGGATCCTAAGGGCGGCTTCCCGGGTCCTGGAGGCCCTGGCCCACCTCCACGCCCAAGGCATCCTCCACCGGGACCTCACCCCCAAGAACATCCTCCTCACCAAGGGGGGCTATCCCAAGGTCATGGACCTGGGCCTGGCCTACATCCTCCAGGAAAGCCGCCACCTCACCCGCACCGGCTACACCCTGGGCACCCCCACCTACATGGCCCCCGAGCAGGCCAAGGGCCTCCCCCTCTCCCCCAAGGCAGACCTCTACAGCTTCGGGGCGGTCCTCTACCGCACCCTCACCGGCAAGCCCCCCTTTGAAGGGGACAACGACCAGGCCATCCTCTTCCAGCACGTCTACGAGGAGCCCAAGCCCCCGGAGGCCCTGAACCCTGCCATCCCCAAAGGGGTGAGCGAGGCGGTCCTGGGCCTCCTGGCCAAGCATCCCGAGGAGAGGCCAGGCCACCCCTCCCTCTTCCAAGGGCCCCTTCGGGACCTCGAGGCCCTGCGCCTGGCCACCCCCCGCGCCGGGGCCAGCCGCTCCGGCCACTACCCCTTAGGGCCAGACCCCCGCCGCCTCGGCCTCAAGGCTAAGGTGGACCTGGGGGGGGAGACCGCCTGGCCGGGGGAGATGGTCTACGCAGGGGGACGGGTCTACCTGGGGGTGGAGAAGCACCTGGTGGAGGTGGACCTCCTCACGGGGGAGGTACGCCGCCAACCCCTTCCCGAGGCGGCCTCTAGCCCCCCTGTGGCCCGGGGCGGGGTGTACCTGGGGGGCTTTGACGGCAAAGTGCGCCGCTTCCGGGGCCAGGTCTTGGAGTGGAGCGCCACCACGGGGGCCGAGGTCACCGCCGCCCCCCTGGTTCTGGGAGAGAGGGTCTACATCGCCAGCCGGGATGGGACCCTCTACGCTCACCAAAAGGGCCAGCCCCTCTTCCGCTTCCACGCCGGGGGGCACCTCTCCGCAAGCCCCACCTTCTACCGGGGCCTCCTCTTCGTGGGGGCGGAGAACGGCTGGCTCTACGCCCTGGACCCGGAAACCGGCGCCCTGCGCTACAAGGTGAGGTCCGGCCCCATCCACGCCCCCGTGGCCGCCTACGGGGGAAGGCTTTTCATCCCCACCTGGGAGGGGGAGGTTTACGCCTTTGACCCCTTGACCCGGGAGACCCTCTGGAACGTGGATCTGGAGGGGGAGGTCTGGGGTGGGCTGGCCCTGGACGAGGAGCGGGTCTACGTGGCCGCCTGGGACGGGGTCCTAAGGGGCCTGGACCAGAGGACGGGGGAGGAGGTGTGGAGCCTCGAGGTGGGCAAGGTGACGGCGGGCCTCAGCTACACCAGCGGGCACGTCTTCCTGGCCACCGAGGAGGGGCGCTTCCTGGCCGTGGACAAGCGGGGCCAGGTGGTCTTCGAGGCCACGGGACTGGGCCCGGTCCAGGTCCCTCCTTTGCCCCTAGGCCAAGAGGTCCTGGTGGTAAACCTCTCGGGAAGGCTTTACCGCTTTGGCGTAGGATAG
- a CDS encoding SDR family NAD(P)-dependent oxidoreductase yields the protein MSRDLLGLEGRIVMVTGAGRGFGRAIAHGYGRNGATVIAVDPDVELATAVASEVEALGTTAIPIRGDMSVVLDVTGTFEKVEELFGLLDGIVHVTTAESKTPFVELLEGEWYDLMSQDVKSSLYVLQQGLRHLSGGGFVTLVLPPSVRIEPHTLSVRKAVEGLIEGASRTFPGVRVNGVVPSRDPVAEAHDQALVRAALALGSMVAEGVRGVVLEVQLPEPPVSPEVYGMPHEVL from the coding sequence ATGTCACGGGACCTCTTGGGCCTCGAGGGGCGGATCGTCATGGTGACCGGAGCCGGGCGGGGCTTTGGCCGGGCCATCGCCCACGGCTACGGCCGGAACGGGGCCACGGTGATCGCCGTGGACCCCGACGTGGAGCTAGCCACCGCGGTGGCCTCGGAGGTGGAGGCCTTGGGGACCACGGCCATCCCCATCCGGGGGGACATGAGCGTGGTCTTGGACGTCACGGGTACCTTTGAGAAGGTGGAGGAGCTCTTCGGCCTTCTGGACGGCATCGTCCACGTGACCACCGCCGAGAGCAAGACCCCCTTCGTGGAGCTATTGGAAGGGGAGTGGTACGACCTCATGAGCCAGGACGTGAAGTCCAGCCTCTACGTCCTGCAGCAGGGGCTAAGGCACCTCTCAGGAGGCGGTTTCGTCACCTTGGTCCTGCCTCCATCGGTGCGCATAGAGCCCCACACCCTCTCCGTGCGCAAGGCGGTGGAGGGACTCATCGAGGGGGCCAGCCGCACCTTCCCCGGGGTGCGGGTGAACGGGGTGGTCCCCTCACGGGATCCCGTGGCTGAGGCCCACGACCAGGCCCTGGTGCGGGCGGCCTTGGCCTTGGGGTCCATGGTGGCCGAAGGGGTGCGGGGAGTGGTCCTCGAGGTCCAGCTGCCCGAGCCCCCGGTCTCCCCTGAGGTTTACGGGATGCCCCACGAAGTGCTATGA
- a CDS encoding response regulator transcription factor: MATVLLVEDEPAVRLGVRLALERAGHKVLEAESAEAAWPLLKEAEAVLLDWMLPGEPGTKLLERMRQGPYPSLPVLMLTARAEVRDRVEGLSQGADDYLVKPFATEELLARLEALLRRAGRRKVLRRGPLLLDLERMEATLEGKPLPLSRREFELLAFLAERPGKVYTREELLEAVWGPDYLGTPRTVDQHILQLREKLKEDPRAPRFLETVRGVGYRFREEA, encoded by the coding sequence GTGGCTACGGTGCTGTTGGTGGAGGACGAGCCTGCGGTGCGCCTGGGGGTGCGCCTGGCCCTGGAGCGCGCGGGGCACAAGGTCCTCGAGGCCGAAAGCGCCGAAGCGGCCTGGCCCCTCCTGAAGGAGGCCGAGGCCGTGCTCCTGGACTGGATGCTCCCCGGGGAACCGGGCACAAAGCTCCTGGAGAGGATGCGCCAGGGGCCTTACCCTTCCCTGCCCGTCCTCATGCTCACCGCCCGGGCCGAGGTGCGAGACCGGGTGGAGGGTCTTTCCCAGGGCGCGGACGACTACCTGGTGAAGCCCTTCGCCACCGAGGAGCTCCTGGCCCGCCTCGAGGCCCTCCTCCGCCGGGCAGGCAGGCGAAAGGTCCTCAGGCGGGGCCCCCTCCTCCTGGACCTGGAGCGGATGGAGGCCACCCTGGAGGGAAAGCCCCTCCCCCTAAGCCGCCGGGAGTTTGAGCTCCTTGCCTTCCTGGCGGAGCGGCCCGGGAAGGTCTACACCCGGGAGGAGCTTTTGGAGGCCGTCTGGGGCCCCGACTACCTGGGCACCCCCAGGACCGTGGACCAGCACATCTTGCAACTCCGGGAGAAGCTGAAGGAGGACCCCAGGGCTCCCCGCTTCCTGGAAACCGTGCGGGGGGTGGGGTACCGCTTCAGGGAGGAGGCGTGA
- the phoU gene encoding phosphate signaling complex protein PhoU has translation MREALDKALNGLLEETLRMLSLVREITQEATEALVEGDRSKAEEVMARDRDVDALELKIENQAITLIARHQPVASDLRLIFTVIKALTDLERAGDYATHVAEDAFVLAQDPPLKRYVTLPEMGRRLLEMMDTLGKAVAERDPELARQILSMDDLVDGLYEEVSRELLTYMMEDPRTITKALTLMRVARSYERLGDHLENIAERVIYWLTGEVYKAPEDVY, from the coding sequence ATGCGCGAGGCTTTGGACAAGGCGCTGAACGGGCTCTTAGAGGAAACCCTCAGGATGCTCTCCTTGGTGCGGGAGATAACCCAAGAGGCCACGGAGGCCCTGGTGGAGGGCGACCGCTCCAAGGCGGAGGAGGTCATGGCCCGGGACAGGGATGTGGACGCCCTGGAGCTCAAGATCGAGAACCAGGCCATCACCCTGATCGCCCGGCACCAGCCCGTGGCCTCGGACCTAAGGCTCATCTTTACGGTCATCAAGGCCCTCACCGACCTGGAGCGGGCCGGGGACTACGCCACGCACGTGGCCGAGGATGCCTTTGTCCTCGCCCAAGACCCCCCCCTGAAGCGCTACGTCACCCTGCCCGAGATGGGACGGAGGCTTTTGGAGATGATGGACACCCTGGGTAAGGCCGTGGCGGAGCGGGATCCGGAGCTGGCCCGCCAGATCCTCTCCATGGACGACCTGGTGGACGGCCTCTACGAGGAGGTCAGCCGGGAGCTCCTCACCTACATGATGGAGGACCCCCGCACCATCACCAAGGCCCTGACCCTGATGCGGGTGGCCCGAAGCTACGAACGCCTGGGGGACCACCTGGAGAACATCGCCGAGAGGGTCATCTACTGGCTCACGGGGGAGGTGTACAAAGCCCCGGAGGACGTGTACTGA
- a CDS encoding RidA family protein, with amino-acid sequence MEAIRTERAPQAIGPYSQAVRAMGFLFVSGQIPLTPEGALVEGDIRAQTERVMENLKAVLEAAGSGLSRVVQTTCFLADMEDFPGFNEVYARYFTPPYPARATVAAKALPRGVRVEVACVALAE; translated from the coding sequence ATGGAGGCCATTCGCACGGAAAGGGCCCCTCAGGCCATCGGCCCCTACTCCCAGGCGGTGCGGGCCATGGGCTTCCTCTTCGTATCCGGTCAGATTCCCCTGACCCCCGAAGGCGCCTTGGTGGAGGGGGATATCCGGGCCCAAACCGAGCGGGTCATGGAAAACCTGAAGGCGGTGCTGGAGGCTGCGGGTTCGGGGCTCTCCCGCGTGGTCCAGACCACCTGCTTTTTGGCGGATATGGAGGACTTTCCCGGCTTCAACGAGGTCTACGCCCGCTACTTCACTCCCCCCTACCCCGCCCGGGCCACGGTGGCGGCGAAGGCCCTGCCCCGGGGGGTAAGGGTGGAGGTGGCCTGCGTCGCCCTGGCGGAATAG
- the meaB gene encoding methylmalonyl Co-A mutase-associated GTPase MeaB: MTEAEEAQLSELETRFRQGEIRALARALTLAEAGHPLGQALLKRLRGQAQAKVVGITGSPGAGKSTLTDRLILEARKRGEKVGVLAVDPSSPFTGGAILGDRIRMMRHHQDPGVYIRSLASRGALGGLAGATVAALNLLEAFGFHRIFVETVGVGQSEVDIARVADTTLLVLTPAAGDAIQAFKAGVMEIADLFAVNKFDLPGGERLVQELKGALELSPPRPGGWRPPIFPTVAATGEGVEALFEGLEAHHRHLVAHGLLESHRLERTRFEVESVIQEWGRRKTQAAEALVARVAKGELSPEEAALALLLGPEAQEGLP; this comes from the coding sequence ATGACCGAGGCCGAGGAAGCCCAGCTTTCTGAGCTGGAAACCCGCTTTCGCCAGGGGGAGATCCGGGCCCTGGCCCGGGCCCTCACCCTAGCGGAAGCGGGCCACCCCTTGGGCCAGGCCCTTCTGAAACGCCTACGGGGCCAGGCCCAGGCCAAGGTGGTGGGGATCACGGGAAGCCCGGGGGCCGGCAAGAGCACCCTCACGGACCGCCTGATCCTGGAGGCCCGCAAGCGGGGGGAGAAGGTGGGGGTCCTGGCCGTGGACCCCTCTAGCCCCTTCACCGGGGGAGCCATCCTGGGGGACCGCATCCGCATGATGCGCCACCACCAGGACCCTGGGGTCTACATCCGTTCCCTGGCCTCGAGGGGGGCCTTGGGAGGGCTTGCCGGCGCCACGGTGGCCGCCTTAAACCTCCTGGAGGCCTTCGGCTTCCACCGGATCTTCGTGGAGACCGTGGGCGTGGGGCAGAGCGAGGTGGACATCGCCCGGGTGGCGGACACCACCCTTCTCGTCCTCACCCCGGCAGCAGGGGATGCGATCCAGGCCTTCAAGGCGGGGGTCATGGAGATCGCCGACCTCTTCGCCGTGAACAAGTTTGACCTCCCCGGGGGGGAGCGCCTAGTCCAGGAGCTCAAGGGGGCTTTGGAACTCTCCCCTCCCCGGCCCGGGGGCTGGCGCCCCCCCATCTTCCCCACGGTGGCCGCCACCGGGGAAGGGGTGGAGGCCCTGTTTGAGGGCCTCGAGGCCCACCACCGCCACCTGGTGGCCCACGGCCTCCTAGAGAGCCACCGCCTGGAACGGACCCGCTTTGAGGTGGAAAGCGTCATCCAAGAGTGGGGCCGCCGCAAGACCCAGGCCGCCGAGGCCCTGGTGGCCCGGGTGGCTAAAGGGGAACTCTCCCCTGAGGAGGCGGCCTTGGCCCTACTACTTGGGCCGGAAGCGCAGGAAGGCCTTCCTTAA
- a CDS encoding DUF1902 domain-containing protein, translating into MRALRVQAFWDGEAGVWVAESPDVPGLATEAPSLEELWAKLEALVPELLEENGVAVEPPLELCLEATRPLAPA; encoded by the coding sequence ATGCGCGCCCTTAGGGTACAGGCCTTCTGGGACGGCGAGGCGGGGGTGTGGGTGGCGGAGAGCCCCGATGTGCCCGGCCTGGCTACGGAGGCCCCCAGCCTGGAGGAGCTTTGGGCCAAGCTGGAGGCCTTGGTGCCCGAGCTTTTGGAGGAGAACGGGGTGGCGGTGGAGCCCCCGCTGGAGCTTTGCCTGGAGGCCACCCGCCCCCTGGCCCCGGCCTGA
- a CDS encoding NUDIX hydrolase has translation MRRKGQVGRARRRVVSAGGVVLKGDPPKVLVVSLKGGRVFTLPKGQVEPGERYPETATREVREETGVEAAPLAPLGKVRYYFTVKVKDEPVIVSKEVHYFLMAYRGGEPRPQLSEVEAANFLPVAEALERLSYANEREMLRKAFLRFRPK, from the coding sequence GTGCGCAGGAAGGGACAGGTGGGGAGGGCTAGGAGGCGGGTGGTTTCCGCTGGGGGTGTGGTCCTCAAAGGGGATCCACCCAAGGTGTTGGTGGTTTCCCTGAAGGGAGGGCGGGTGTTCACCCTACCCAAGGGCCAGGTGGAACCGGGGGAACGTTATCCGGAGACCGCCACGCGGGAGGTACGGGAGGAAACGGGGGTGGAGGCGGCCCCTCTGGCCCCCTTGGGGAAGGTGCGCTACTATTTCACGGTCAAGGTCAAAGATGAGCCCGTCATCGTGAGCAAGGAGGTGCACTACTTCCTCATGGCCTACCGCGGCGGGGAACCCAGGCCCCAGCTTTCCGAGGTGGAGGCCGCCAACTTCCTTCCGGTGGCCGAGGCCTTGGAACGCCTGTCCTACGCCAACGAGCGGGAGATGTTAAGGAAGGCCTTCCTGCGCTTCCGGCCCAAGTAG
- the murA gene encoding UDP-N-acetylglucosamine 1-carboxyvinyltransferase, translating into MMHKDPGKGTRRILRVEGGVPLSGEVRVYPAKNAALPILAASLLTPEPITLLEVPKLRDVEVMLELLSHLGTRYAWEGRALHLHTPEITRTEAPFELVGQMRASFIVWGALLARAGEGTIHLPGGCAFGARPVDQHIKALRALGAEVREEEGGVFHARRVRPLSGRVVFDLPTVGGTEQAMLAVALGGEATLVQAAVEPEVEDLGRFLTLLGVEVRGLGSPILHVRGAGRLGGGTYRIIPDRIEAGTYLLAAAATRGNITLTGVRPDHLDALLDKLQQAGHRVEVGPDWVRFKAASEPQPLRVEAREYPGFPTDLQPIVTAYLATVPGQSAVTDRVYPDRFTHVGELARMGAELYLRDRTLLVNGKRLHGAQVKALDIRAGGGLVVAALAAEGVSEIEGVYFLERGYEHLEERLGALGARVGLEEAPLAVAAD; encoded by the coding sequence ATGATGCACAAGGACCCGGGGAAGGGCACCAGGAGGATCCTGCGCGTGGAAGGTGGGGTTCCCCTTTCCGGGGAGGTCCGCGTCTACCCCGCCAAGAACGCCGCCCTGCCCATCCTGGCCGCAAGCCTCCTCACCCCCGAGCCCATCACCCTGCTGGAGGTGCCAAAGCTCAGGGACGTGGAGGTGATGCTGGAGCTTCTTTCCCACCTGGGCACCCGTTACGCTTGGGAGGGCCGCGCCCTTCACCTCCACACCCCGGAGATTACCCGCACCGAGGCTCCCTTTGAGCTGGTGGGCCAGATGCGGGCCAGCTTCATCGTCTGGGGAGCGCTCCTTGCCCGGGCGGGGGAAGGGACCATTCACCTGCCCGGGGGGTGCGCCTTCGGGGCCCGTCCGGTGGACCAGCACATCAAGGCCTTGAGGGCCCTAGGGGCTGAGGTGAGGGAAGAGGAAGGCGGGGTCTTCCACGCCCGCCGGGTCCGCCCCCTTTCCGGGCGGGTGGTCTTTGACCTGCCCACGGTGGGGGGCACGGAGCAGGCCATGCTGGCTGTGGCCCTGGGTGGGGAGGCCACCTTGGTCCAGGCGGCGGTGGAGCCGGAGGTGGAGGACCTGGGCCGCTTCCTCACCCTGCTTGGGGTGGAGGTGCGGGGCCTGGGGAGCCCCATCCTCCACGTGCGAGGAGCCGGGCGCCTTGGGGGAGGCACCTACCGCATCATCCCCGACCGCATTGAGGCCGGGACCTACCTCCTGGCGGCGGCGGCCACCCGGGGAAACATCACCCTGACCGGGGTCCGGCCCGACCACCTGGACGCCCTCTTGGACAAGCTCCAGCAGGCGGGCCACCGGGTGGAGGTGGGGCCAGACTGGGTGCGCTTCAAGGCCGCCTCCGAACCCCAGCCCCTCCGCGTGGAGGCCCGGGAATACCCCGGGTTTCCCACGGACCTCCAGCCCATCGTCACCGCCTACCTGGCCACGGTGCCCGGGCAAAGCGCCGTCACCGACCGGGTCTACCCCGACCGTTTCACCCACGTGGGGGAGCTGGCCAGGATGGGGGCGGAGCTCTACCTTAGGGACCGCACCCTTTTGGTGAACGGCAAGCGCCTCCACGGGGCCCAGGTCAAGGCCTTGGACATCCGGGCTGGGGGCGGGTTGGTGGTGGCCGCCCTCGCGGCGGAGGGCGTTTCCGAGATCGAGGGGGTCTACTTCCTGGAGCGGGGCTACGAGCACTTGGAGGAGCGCCTAGGGGCCCTGGGGGCCAGGGTGGGCTTGGAGGAGGCCCCCTTGGCCGTGGCCGCGGACTAA